In the genome of Agromyces sp. CF514, the window CCGCCCGTGCTCGACGACCCGGCCTCGCCGCTGCATCCGGCGCAGAAGATGGACCGGCCGCACATCCTCTTCAACGAGGCCACCGGCAAGTTCGTCTGCTGGCTGAAGATCATGGGCGAGGACGAGCAGGCGACGCAGGCCTCCACGGTGCTCGTCGCCGACGACCTGCTCGGCCCCTACGAGATCGTGCGCACGGGCCTGCGCCCCCTCGGCATGGACGCCGGCGACTTCGACCTCACGGTCGACCCCGCCACCGGCACCGCGTACTACGTCTTCGAGAAGGTGCACACCGACCTCGTCGTCGCCGAGCTCACCGACGAGTACACGGATGTCTCGGGGGAGTACAGCGTGCACTTCCACCACTCCGGGCCGCCGTTCAACCGCGAGGCGCCCGCGCACTTCACGCGCGACGGCCGGCACTACCTCGTGACCTCGAGCACGACCGGGTACTTCCCGAACCCGTCGGAGTTCGCGAGCGCCGAGGCGATGCACGGACCGTGGACCGTGCTCGGCGACGCCCACCCGGGCGACGAGACCCGCACGTCGTACCGGTCGCAGATCAGCTCGGTGTTCAAGCACCCCGGCAAACAGGACCTCTACATCGCGCTCGCCGACCGCTGGCTGCCCGATCTCCCCGACGACCTGCCGAACGTGTTCGACGCGATCGCCGCGCGCATGCAGGGCGCCCCGCGCCCGCCCGGAGCCGAGAACCTCGCAGCCGTCATGTCGCTCGCCAACGGCGAGAACACGGCCATCGCCGACTACGTGTGGCTGCCGATCCGCTTCGACGGCGACATCCCGACCATCGACTGGCTCGACGAGTGGAGCCCGGAGGACTACGCATGAGAGCCGTCCGACTCCGCACCGAGTACCTCGACCGGCCGCTCGGACTCGGCATCGCGCGCCCGCGCCTGTCGTGGAACTGCGAGGGCGGCCTCGAGCAGACCGCCTACCGCGTGCAGGCGACGCGCGACGGCGAGACGGTGTGGGACTCCGGCAGGGTCGACTCGAACCGCATGGCGCACATCGCGTACGACGGCGCCGAGCTCACGAGCCGCGACCGCGTCGAGTGGTCGGTCGAGCTCTGGGACGAGACGGGTGCCGCGGGCGAGCCGTCGTCGACGTGGTTCGAGCTCGGACTGCTCGCCCCGCAGGACTGGACGGCGACGTGGATCGCGGGCGACGTGAAGCTCAAGAAGCATGCGCGGCATCCGATCGACTGCTTCCGCACGGGATTCCGCACGCGCGGGCCGGTGGCGCGTGCACGTCTCTACGCAACGGCCTGCGGTGTCTACGACGCCCACCTGAACGGCCGGCGGGTGGGGGAGTTCCGCCTCGCGCCGGGCAGCACCGACTACCGGAAGCGCCTGCAGTATCAGACGTACGACGTGACGGACCTGCTCGCAGGGGAACAGGGCGCGAACCGGCTCGAGTTCCGTCTCGCCGACGGGTGGTACCGCGGATCGGTCGGCGCCTATGGCATCACGAACCTGTTCGGGCGTCAGACGAAACTGCTGGCCCAGCTCGAGATCACGTACGTCGACGGCCGGCGCGAAGTCGTGAACAGCGACGGCTCGTTCGCGTGGAGCAACGACGGCCCGCTGCGGTTCGCCGACCTCAAGGACGGCGAGATCGTCGATGCGAACCTCGAGCCCACCTACGCCGGCAGGGCTCGTGCGGCGAAGCCCGGCATCGTGCCCACGGCGTCCGACAATGTCGAGCCGCGCGAGCAGGAGGTCTTCACGCCGACGTCGATCACGACCCCGTCGGGGGCCCGCGTGCTCGACTTCGGGCAGAACATCGCGGGCTTCGTCGGCTTCACCGTGACGGCCGAACGAGGGCAGCGGCTGACGCTGCGGCTCGGCGAAACGCTCGACGAGGC includes:
- a CDS encoding family 43 glycosylhydrolase, translating into MTIEQQAEQAEQAEQAEQAEQLDRQATIRPGQVWLDTKGERIQAHGGSVFAGDDGTFTWYGENKEHTTPGSGNWHWGVRAYTSTDLVNWEDRGLIIPPVLDDPASPLHPAQKMDRPHILFNEATGKFVCWLKIMGEDEQATQASTVLVADDLLGPYEIVRTGLRPLGMDAGDFDLTVDPATGTAYYVFEKVHTDLVVAELTDEYTDVSGEYSVHFHHSGPPFNREAPAHFTRDGRHYLVTSSTTGYFPNPSEFASAEAMHGPWTVLGDAHPGDETRTSYRSQISSVFKHPGKQDLYIALADRWLPDLPDDLPNVFDAIAARMQGAPRPPGAENLAAVMSLANGENTAIADYVWLPIRFDGDIPTIDWLDEWSPEDYA